The Sander vitreus isolate 19-12246 chromosome 5, sanVit1, whole genome shotgun sequence genome includes a region encoding these proteins:
- the gdnfb gene encoding glial cell line-derived neurotrophic factor, with protein sequence MKLWDSLTICLILLSAVHASRLLRSRSQSTSSKRRGRAAESPLELPPVQIRLSVTSPGISRAEADTTDWEETLAGGEKYTMEEPLPSEFEDVVDFIKVTISRIRRSSSSTVSSSTSSSSNVDLSSRTRHRRERKKGASQQSRGGRARGGETGRKVREGRANRRGQGCVLKQIHLNVTDLGLGYRSSEEMIFRYCSGPCRKSETNYDKILNNLAHNRRLPPKDTPPQACCRPIAFDDDLSFLDDNLVYHTVRKHSAKKCGCV encoded by the exons ATGAAGTTATGGGATAGCCTGACCATTTGTTTGATACTGCTGAGCGCCGTGCACGCCAGCCGGCTTCTCCGGAGCCGATCGCAGTCCACGTCCTCCAAGAGGAGAGGGCGCGCCGCCGAGAGTCCCCTGGAGCTCCCGCCGGTTCAGATCCGCCTGTCTGTCACTTCCCCGGGCATTAGCCGCGCTGAGGCGGATACAACGGACTGGGAAGAGACGCTGGCTGGAGGGGAAAAAT ACACAATGGAGGAGCCCCTCCCCAGTGAGTTTGAAGATGTGGTGGACTTCATCAAAGTGACCATCAGTAGAATACGTCGCTCCTCCTCATCCACCGTGTCCtcatccacctcctcctcctccaatgTAGACTTGAGCAGCAGGACTCGACACAGACGGGAGAGGAAGAAGGGGGCGAGCCAGCAGAGTAGAGGAGGAAGAGCTAGAGGAGGGGAGACAGGGAGGAAGGTTAGGGAAGGAAGAGCTAACCGACGAGGACAGGGCTGTGTGCTCAAACAGATCCACCTTAATGTGACAGACCTCGGTTTGGGCTACCGCTCCAGCGAGGAAATGATATTCAGGTACTGCTCCGGACCCTGCAGGAAGTCTGAGACCAACTACGACAAAATCCTTAACAACCTCGCTCACAACAGGAGGCTTCCTCCTAAAGACACGCCCCCTCAGGCTTGCTGTCGGCCAATAGCATTTGATGATGACCTCTCGTTTCTGGACGACAACCTCGTCTACCACACTGTGAGGAAGCACTCGGCTAAGAAATGTGGTTGTGTGTAG
- the ndc80 gene encoding kinetochore protein NDC80 homolog: protein MERGRMSRATLASSRSSDQPMRVQDSNRMSMAYTTPKSNVKQPSFGKLNIPKPQSVNSERRTSFFGARTSGASMPRNSTMSGFGGTEKIKDTRPLHDKSYVQQCIRQLHEFLTEQGYPGTLSAKTLQSPSTKEFVKVFEFVYRQLDPNFEMPNLKVEEEVPAMLKALRYPFVLSKSSMYSVGAPHTWPQALGALMWLIDQVKINWSLSKQELLFSDFCEDTDIEEGAEYNKLVLDYTAETYSKFMQGEDIFDDMDELFFNKLKKLYNVDEALLASTEEKYRILNDEVEQLEKESRTDRLMTKRKERITLQADLKNLQSYRSSMETFKAKLENRDSELSDELETTGSQLETLKHQQNELQNLLQNQKFTPADVERINREKRELQQTISSLSKSLEDAQQHKWNEEIVLAKVNDKAELKVAEYHKLARKLKLIPLSAENAGGHDFEIRPCEYGPGSMVQHKTQRQMLLRKLVSDVEEENSRLANMKLSLEESCEQVNSNILDKSNDLKQMREQIRKLDERLDSNMQVLAQEEQEWLAEKESMENHCKLLEKKVNFGYDESVQQLKAAQQQYHLVLQETNEERRTVANNLASVFTTATNHLSITEKCLEDLHGRVKRVCSKAVEDDDAAIQKLRETLKNFRSKANSL from the exons ATGGAGCG TGGAAGGATGAGTCGTGCAACGTTAGCAAGCAGTAGATCATCGGACCAGCCTATGCGAGTGCAAGACAGCAACAGGATGAGTATGGCGTATACAACGCCTAAAAG TAACGTTAAACAGCCTTCCTTTGGAAAGCTTAACATACCCAAACCGCAGTCTGTGAACTCTGAAAGGCGGACCAGCTTCTTTGGTGCACG GACTAGCGGAGCCAGCATGCCTCGCAACAGCACCATGTCAGGGTTTGGAGGAACTGAGAAGATCAAAGACACCAGACCTCTGCATGATAAGTCCTATGTTCAGCAATGTATCAGACAGCTGCATGAG TTCTTGACAGAGCAGGGTTACCCAGGCACTCTGTCAGCCAAGACCCTCCAGTCTCCCTCTACCAAGGAGTTTGTGAAGGTGTTTGAGTTTGTCTACCGTCAGCTAGACCCAAACTTTGAGATGCCAAATCTAAAAGTTGAGGAGGAGGTTCCAGCTATGCTTAAAGCCCTGAG GTATCCATTTGTTCTCTCCAAATCTTCAATGTATTCTGTTGGAGCTCCTCACACCTGGCCTCAGGCCCTTGGTGCTCTCATGTGGCTAATTGACCAAGTCAAG ATCAACTGGTCTTTGAGTAAGCAGGAGCTGCTGTTCAGTGACTTCTGTGAAGACACTGATATCGAGGAAGGGGCGGAGTATAACAAG CTCGTCTTGGACTACACAGCTGAGACATACTCCAAGTTCATGCAGGGTGAAGACATATTTGACGACATGGATGAATTATTCTTCAATAAATTAA AGAAACTTTACAACGTTGACGAAGCCCTGCTGGCCTCGACGGAGGAGAAGTACAGAATACTCAACGATGAGGTTGAACAACTGGAGAAAGAGAGCCGGACG GACCGTCTAATGACCAAGAGGAAGGAAAGGATCACGCTGCAGGCCGACCTCAAGAATCTCCAGAGTTATCGAAGCAGCATGGAAACCTTTAAAGCCAAACTGGAGAACAGAGATTCAGAACTGAGTGACGAGCTGGAGACCACTG GCAGTCAGCTGGAGACTCTAAAACATCAGCAAAATGAACTGCAAAACCTCCTGCAGAACCAGAAGTTTACTCCAGCTGATGTTGAGAGGATCAACCGAGAGAAGAGAGAACTCCAACAGACCATCTCCAGTCTCAGCAAGTCTCTTGAAGATGCTCAACAGCACAAGTGGAATGAGGAGATTGTGCTGGCCAAAGTGAATGACaag GCGGAGTTGAAGGTAGCAGAGTACCACAAGCTGGCACGTAAACTGAAGCTGATACCGCTGTCTGCAGAGAACGCTGGTGGTCACGATTTTGAGATCAGGCCGTGTGAATATGGACCCGGCAGCATGGTTCAGCATAAAACCCAGAGACAG ATGCTCCTGAGAAAGCTGGTCAGTGACGTAGAGGAGGAGAACAGTCGATTAGCCAACATGAAACTCAGTCTGGAGGAGTCTTGTGAACAG GTGAATTCTAACATCTTGGACAAGTCCAATGACCTGAAGCAAATGAGGGAGCAGATTCGCAAGCTGGACGAACGGTTGGATTCTAACATGCAG GTGCTGGCCCAAGAGGAACAGGAATGGTTAGCAGAGAAGGAGTCAATGGAGAACCATTGTAAGCTTCTTGAGAAGAAGGTTAATTTTGGATACGATGAGTCTGTGCAACAACTGAAGGCAGCCCAACAACA GTACCACCTAGTGCTGCAGGAGACCAATGAGGAGAGACGAACAGTAGCCAACAACCTTGCGTCTGTATTTACCACAGCTACTAACCACTTGTCAATCACAGAG AAGTGCCTGGAGGATCTGCACGGCAGAGTGAAGCGTGTCTGCTCTAAGGCTGTGGAAGACGATGACGCTGCTATACAGAAGCTGCGGGAAACTTTGAAGAACTTCAGGTCCAAGGCAAACAGTTTGTAA